A window from Neorhizobium sp. NCHU2750 encodes these proteins:
- the hutC gene encoding histidine utilization repressor: MTSMHQRIFDDIEQKIVTGSWPPGARVPPEHELEGTYNCSRMTVNKALSALASRGMIVRRRRIGSFVSRPQIDRTVLDIQDIGVEARKAGHTHSYRILMRKVDRLSEAEAEKTGEKKGIEVLRLECLHFVDGKPNALEQRIIMLDLVPRARFETFESTPPASWLLDQLPWSQARHVIRAVLADKAAAKLLEIERSEPCLLLVRQTWQNDRTVTYVEMVHPGDRYQFAGMLSPSGSAMNAE; encoded by the coding sequence GTGACTTCGATGCACCAGAGGATCTTCGACGATATCGAGCAGAAGATCGTCACCGGCAGCTGGCCTCCAGGCGCTCGCGTGCCCCCCGAACACGAATTGGAGGGCACATATAATTGCTCGCGGATGACGGTGAACAAGGCGCTTTCGGCGCTCGCCAGCCGTGGCATGATCGTGCGACGCCGGCGCATCGGATCGTTTGTATCCCGGCCTCAGATCGATCGAACTGTGCTCGATATCCAGGATATCGGCGTCGAGGCCCGCAAGGCCGGTCATACGCACAGCTATCGGATACTGATGCGAAAGGTCGACAGGCTCAGCGAGGCGGAAGCGGAGAAGACCGGAGAAAAGAAGGGTATCGAGGTCCTCCGCTTGGAATGCCTGCATTTCGTCGACGGGAAGCCGAACGCGTTGGAGCAGCGCATCATCATGTTGGATCTGGTCCCGCGCGCGCGCTTCGAAACATTCGAAAGTACCCCTCCCGCCAGCTGGTTGCTGGACCAACTGCCATGGTCTCAGGCGAGGCACGTCATCCGCGCCGTTCTCGCCGACAAGGCAGCGGCAAAACTGCTTGAGATCGAACGCAGCGAACCATGCCTCCTGCTCGTGCGTCAGACATGGCAGAATGATAGGACCGTCACCTATGTCGAAATGGTGCACCCCGGTGACCGGTATCAATTCGCGGGTATGCTTTCGCCTTCCGGGAGCGCGATGAACGCCGAATAG
- a CDS encoding LysR family transcriptional regulator has product MIPYLKALQVFEAVGTHGSVTAAARILGVSPGAVSQQIHKLEDHLGITLLERGGRRMELTSWGRVYHAEIKLGFDQLANAQNVLKRARNDSGITLSSLTSVINKWMGRKIFDWQALNPGVAIQLVGTEREPKLGEEEVDFRIYYGSQVHHEHYVELFTDWVVPACAPGLIKADPPNEPADILNHPLLHIVWANIYTPAPSWADWAKSIGSHRRVGEGGLSYQLSSSAIDAAVAGRGFVLAQLALIADELETGRLVVPFDHRLKLSDPYLLAWNRASLEKPFAQEFKRWIITAGKKQARLSAPQ; this is encoded by the coding sequence GTGATCCCGTATTTAAAAGCTCTTCAGGTGTTCGAGGCTGTTGGAACCCACGGCAGCGTCACGGCCGCGGCCCGCATACTTGGAGTATCGCCGGGCGCGGTGAGCCAGCAGATTCACAAACTCGAAGATCATCTCGGCATAACCCTCCTGGAACGTGGCGGGCGAAGGATGGAGCTGACGTCCTGGGGGCGCGTCTATCACGCCGAAATCAAGTTGGGCTTTGACCAGCTCGCAAACGCGCAGAACGTCTTGAAACGCGCGCGGAACGATAGCGGGATTACGCTGAGTTCACTGACCTCGGTCATCAATAAATGGATGGGTCGCAAGATTTTCGACTGGCAGGCGCTCAATCCTGGTGTGGCCATCCAGCTCGTCGGCACGGAGCGAGAGCCAAAGCTCGGAGAGGAGGAGGTCGATTTCCGGATCTATTACGGTTCTCAAGTGCACCACGAACACTATGTCGAGCTTTTCACCGATTGGGTTGTGCCGGCGTGTGCCCCGGGATTGATCAAGGCCGATCCGCCGAACGAGCCGGCAGATATTCTTAATCATCCGCTGCTCCACATCGTTTGGGCCAACATTTATACGCCCGCTCCGAGCTGGGCAGACTGGGCCAAAAGCATAGGCAGCCATCGTCGTGTCGGAGAGGGTGGATTGTCGTACCAGCTATCGAGCAGTGCAATTGATGCGGCGGTCGCAGGCAGGGGATTTGTGCTCGCCCAGTTGGCCCTCATTGCCGACGAGTTGGAAACAGGTCGCCTTGTCGTTCCGTTTGATCATCGCCTGAAACTGTCTGATCCATATCTGCTGGCTTGGAACAGGGCATCGCTCGAAAAGCCGTTTGCCCAGGAATTCAAGCGCTGGATCATTACTGCCGGAAAGAAGCAGGCTAGGCTCTCGGCGCCGCAATGA
- a CDS encoding ABC transporter ATP-binding protein, whose protein sequence is MSQSDQADIKAPLLSIRDLRIEVRSGDGWREVVHGVSLDVRRGDILGVIGESGAGKSTIGLAAMGYAREGGRIASGSVIFDGVEVTELGEKALEKIRGVRIAYVAQSAASFFNPAHTLLDQFCEVLLRRNMMSKADARAKGQRIYRELGLPDPDNIGDRYPHQLSGGQLQRAMIAMAMATDPDLIIFDEPTTALDVTTQLDVIASIRDTLAKSSAAAIYISHDLALVAQVATHIAVMRHGDLVEYAPTRELLAAPKENYTAELIREKVPAIAASTVEKGRYPVLHVEKISAGYGNVVNVLQDIDLKIDRGSTVAVVGESGSGKSTLARVICGLLPAASGHMLFNNRELEPDFRKRSRDTLRRIQLVYQMPDLALNPRLKIGEVIGRPLEFYHGLSGAKNKARVIELLETLELKPEYFDRYQSQLSGGEKQRVSIARALAAEPDLIICDEITSALDQLVAAEVLKTMARLKSEFGVSYMFITHDMNTVKAIADDVVVMRHGKVLDQGPKTAVFSPPYNAYTELLLTSTPEMDPDWLDRAMQGRRTLL, encoded by the coding sequence ATGTCTCAATCCGATCAGGCCGATATCAAGGCCCCGCTTCTGTCCATCCGGGACCTGCGCATTGAAGTGCGCAGTGGCGACGGGTGGCGCGAGGTTGTGCATGGCGTATCGCTGGATGTTCGCCGAGGCGATATTCTGGGCGTCATCGGAGAATCGGGCGCTGGCAAATCGACCATTGGCCTTGCGGCCATGGGTTATGCGAGAGAGGGTGGCCGTATTGCGTCCGGCTCGGTCATTTTTGATGGTGTCGAGGTCACTGAGCTTGGTGAAAAGGCGCTGGAGAAGATCCGCGGCGTTCGCATAGCCTATGTCGCCCAGTCGGCTGCAAGCTTCTTCAATCCCGCTCATACGTTGCTCGATCAGTTCTGCGAGGTTCTGTTGCGGCGCAATATGATGTCCAAGGCGGATGCGCGAGCCAAGGGGCAGCGCATCTATCGGGAACTGGGGCTACCCGATCCGGACAATATCGGCGATCGATATCCGCATCAGTTGTCCGGTGGCCAGTTGCAGCGCGCGATGATTGCCATGGCCATGGCGACAGATCCTGACCTGATCATTTTCGACGAGCCAACGACGGCGCTTGATGTCACGACGCAGTTGGATGTGATTGCGTCGATCCGCGATACGCTGGCGAAGAGCTCGGCGGCTGCCATTTACATCAGTCACGACCTTGCACTCGTGGCGCAGGTGGCCACTCACATTGCAGTCATGCGCCATGGCGATCTTGTGGAATATGCGCCGACGCGCGAATTACTTGCCGCGCCCAAGGAAAACTACACCGCCGAACTCATCCGTGAGAAAGTCCCGGCTATTGCGGCCTCAACAGTCGAGAAGGGGCGCTATCCGGTCCTGCACGTGGAGAAAATTTCCGCCGGCTACGGCAATGTCGTCAATGTTCTGCAGGACATAGATCTGAAGATCGATCGCGGCAGCACGGTAGCCGTTGTCGGCGAGTCCGGCTCCGGAAAATCGACGCTGGCCCGTGTGATCTGCGGATTGTTGCCGGCGGCCTCCGGACACATGCTGTTCAACAATCGCGAACTTGAGCCCGACTTCAGGAAACGCAGCCGCGACACGCTACGGCGGATCCAGCTTGTCTATCAAATGCCCGACCTCGCATTGAACCCGCGCCTCAAGATTGGAGAAGTCATCGGGCGGCCGCTCGAATTCTATCATGGCCTCAGCGGAGCCAAGAACAAGGCTCGCGTGATCGAATTGCTGGAGACGCTGGAGCTGAAGCCGGAATATTTCGACCGCTATCAGAGCCAGCTCTCGGGTGGTGAAAAGCAACGTGTTTCCATCGCCCGCGCACTTGCCGCCGAGCCGGACCTGATCATTTGCGACGAGATCACATCTGCGCTTGACCAGTTGGTCGCGGCGGAAGTGCTGAAGACGATGGCTCGCCTGAAGAGCGAATTCGGGGTGAGCTACATGTTCATTACCCACGACATGAACACCGTCAAGGCGATCGCCGACGATGTCGTCGTCATGCGCCATGGAAAGGTTCTGGATCAGGGACCAAAGACCGCAGTGTTCTCGCCTCCGTACAACGCGTATACGGAGCTGCTGTTGACGTCGACGCCGGAGATGGATCCAGATTGGCTTGACCGGGCGATGCAAGGACGCAGGACGTTGCTGTAG
- a CDS encoding ABC transporter substrate-binding protein: MVHDFSIDRRTFMMGAAATAASLALKGTAFGATPKKGGHFRLGMGDFATTDTLNPPYSATQYQQNAYLAIYNCLVEVGQNGDLVPELATSWEGSSDAKTWVFKIRSGVEFHNGKSLTADDVVYSINLHFGPNTPSGAKPLLADVDTITATGPLEVTFKLKRGNVNLPAILSMPALSIVPNGFTDFTKAVGTGAYVLDKFEPGVRMTATRNQKYWKPNRGNFDSIELICIKDASARAAALQAGQIDAFNSADVKTAKLLARSPMVNLVSVPSKAHYVFPMLMDADPFKDPNVRLAMKYAIDREGMVNRILNGFGTVGNDQPINSSYRYFNPDIEQRTYDPDRAKSLLKKAGMDSLATQLFVSETPFAGATDSAVLYKEQAAKAGINIDVNKVPEDGYWDNVWFHKPFCAARWSGRITEDVAIGGVYTTDAIKAKWNETHMSDPKVDQLVVAARQELDETKRRQMYYDLQQIIHDDGGAIVFAFANFVYATSKKIAFDPVGTDWAMDGSRAAERWWFA, translated from the coding sequence ATGGTTCACGACTTCTCGATCGATCGACGCACATTCATGATGGGGGCTGCAGCAACCGCGGCTTCGCTGGCGCTTAAAGGCACTGCATTCGGCGCAACGCCCAAGAAGGGAGGCCACTTCCGTCTCGGCATGGGCGACTTTGCCACGACCGACACGCTTAACCCTCCCTACTCCGCGACCCAGTACCAGCAGAACGCATATCTGGCGATCTACAACTGCCTCGTAGAAGTCGGCCAGAACGGTGACCTCGTCCCCGAGCTCGCCACCTCATGGGAAGGCTCGTCCGACGCCAAGACCTGGGTCTTCAAGATCCGCTCGGGCGTGGAGTTTCATAACGGCAAGTCGCTGACAGCAGACGACGTCGTTTATTCCATAAATCTGCATTTTGGCCCGAACACACCATCCGGTGCAAAGCCGCTTCTCGCCGACGTCGATACCATCACAGCCACCGGCCCATTGGAAGTAACCTTCAAGCTGAAACGGGGGAACGTCAACCTTCCGGCCATCCTGTCCATGCCGGCGCTTTCCATCGTTCCCAACGGCTTCACAGACTTCACCAAGGCAGTGGGTACCGGCGCCTACGTGCTGGACAAGTTCGAACCCGGCGTTCGGATGACCGCCACGCGCAACCAGAAATACTGGAAGCCGAACCGCGGCAATTTCGATTCCATCGAGCTCATCTGCATCAAGGATGCCTCTGCCCGCGCGGCCGCACTTCAGGCCGGCCAGATCGATGCGTTCAACTCGGCAGATGTGAAGACCGCCAAGCTTCTGGCGCGCAGCCCGATGGTCAACCTCGTCAGCGTCCCGAGCAAGGCCCATTACGTTTTCCCGATGCTGATGGACGCCGATCCCTTCAAGGATCCTAACGTTCGGCTCGCCATGAAATACGCGATCGACCGCGAGGGCATGGTCAACCGCATCCTGAACGGCTTCGGCACCGTGGGCAACGACCAGCCGATCAACTCGTCCTATCGCTACTTCAATCCCGACATCGAGCAACGCACCTATGACCCGGACAGGGCCAAGTCGCTCTTGAAGAAGGCCGGCATGGACTCCCTGGCAACCCAACTCTTCGTCTCCGAAACGCCGTTTGCCGGCGCGACGGACAGCGCAGTCCTCTACAAGGAACAGGCTGCGAAGGCCGGCATCAACATCGATGTGAACAAGGTTCCGGAAGACGGTTACTGGGATAACGTCTGGTTCCACAAGCCGTTCTGCGCGGCGCGATGGAGTGGACGCATCACAGAAGACGTCGCGATCGGCGGAGTGTACACCACGGATGCCATCAAGGCGAAGTGGAACGAAACCCACATGTCCGACCCGAAGGTCGACCAGCTGGTTGTCGCCGCCCGCCAGGAACTGGACGAAACCAAGCGTCGGCAGATGTATTACGATCTGCAGCAGATCATTCACGACGACGGTGGCGCCATCGTGTTCGCATTCGCCAATTTCGTCTATGCGACCAGCAAGAAGATCGCATTCGATCCGGTCGGCACCGACTGGGCGATGGATGGCTCCCGCGCGGCCGAGCGGTGGTGGTTCGCCTGA